A region of the Candidatus Zixiibacteriota bacterium genome:
GCAATTCCCTCGATAGCGATCGCCAATTTTACCTGGAGCGCCATCTACAGCGGCTATGTCGAGGCCCATCCCGGCTTCCGCCCGCTCATCGAAGAGATCGACGGGCAGTACCGCCGCGCCACCCTCGCTCTGGCGCTTCCTTATTCCTGCGCTGGCGCTCCGTTCGAGCGCATCGAGTCGATTCCCTGGATCGCCCGGAGGTCGGTCCTCTCACGCGAGGAGGCGAGGCGGCGGCTGGGGTTGCCGCCGCAGAGGAAAGCCGTGCTTTTGAGCTTCGGCGGGCTGGGCCTGCGCCGGTTGCCGTGGGAAGAGCTACGCCTCTGCCGGGACTATCTTTTCATAACCACGGGTGACGACGTCGGCCGCCGCGGGAATCTGCTCACCCTTCCCCCGGCCCAACACAGCTACGCCGACATCATCCGGGCCGCCGACGTCATCGTCACCAAGCCCGGCTACGGGATTGTCGCCGACGCCATCGCGCACCGCGTCGCCGTGCTTTACACCGATCGCGGCGATTTCGCGGAATACCCCAGGCTGGTGCAGGCGCTTCGCGAATGCGCCACAGCGGAGTTCATTCCCCGAAGCGATCTTCTCGCGGGAAATCTCGTCCCCTATCTCGAGCGGCTTCTGGCGCGCGAGCCCCACTGGCCGGAGGTGGCGCTCGACGGGGCGGCGGTCGCCGCACGAAGAATCCTCGACGTGCTCGACGGCAGGCCTGGTTGACGGTTTTCGGTTCCCGGTTTCCAGCTTCTGGCTTTCACATTGAGCTCTGGAATCGTTGCGCGATTGAACCAGCGCCAAACGGCCGACGGGAGCCAGCTCCCTGTCTCCTCTTCTCCGGTCCCAGGTGGCCTTGGTTGACAGCCTGGAGAGTTTCATCCAGACTGGATCTGAGGCGTCATGTCAGTCGAGAAGGTCGTTCTCGCCAAGCCGCGCGGCTTTTGCGCCGGCGTAGAAATGGCCATTGAAACCGTGGAGCGGGCGCTCAAAAAGCACGGCGCGCCGATCTACGTGTTCCACGAAATCGTCCACAACGTCCACGTGGTGCGTGATTTCACCACCCGGGGCGTGCGGTTCGTTCAGTCCATCGAAGAAGTTCCCGTCGGCGCCAAGCTGATTTTCAGCGCCCACGGGGTTTCTCCGGACGTCTGGCGCCGGGCGAAAGAGCGCGGCGTAAGCCTCGTTGTCGACGCCACCTGCCCTCTCGTCGAGAAGGTGCACCGCGAGGTGCGGCGTTTTGCCGCCCAGGGATTCTGGATCATCCTCGTGGGCCACGACAGGCACGACGAGATCGTCGGGACCAGCGGGGAAGCTCCGGATCGGGTCCGGGTCGTGGGGAGCGTGACCGAGGCCCGCGCGGTTTCCGTGCCGGACCCTGACAGAGTCGCCGTGCTCACGCAGACGACGCTCAGCGTCGACGATACGCGCGAGATCCTGGAGACGCTGGCGCAGCGGTTTCCGGCGATGGTTGTCCCTGCAAAAGAGGACATCTGCTATGCCACGCAAAACCGCCAGGACGCGGTCAAAGGGCTCGCCCGATCGGTCGATCTCGTGCTCGTGATCGGTTCGCGTAACAGCGAAAATTCGAACCAGCTCTGCCGCGTCGCGCGCGCTCAAGGCACCGCCGCGTACTTGATCGACGACTACCGCGGCATCGATCCGCGGTGGCTCGAAGGCGTCTCGCGCGTGGGAATCACCTCGGGCGCTTCCGTTCCCGAAAGCCTGGTAAGCGAAACGGTGGAATTTTTCAGGGCCCTGGGAGCGGAAGTCACCGAAGCCGGGTTCGTCGAGGAGAACATTCACTTCGCCCTGCCGCCGGAGGTCTTGCCGGCTACGTGAGAATCCTGGGGCGCCACCGCTGCCCACTGCCTAGGCAAACGCCTAGATTCTAAGCAGCAGCGTTCAGAAGCGGAAATCCCCTCGGTCGGTAACTCTCTGATATTTCGAGGCCCTCTTCCCTCAGCCGATGGCACATCGGTTGCTCTCCGCCTAGCAGCCGTCCACAGCTCCACAAGGCGAATTTTGGCGTCATTCGTAAAGGGGGAATGGCCGTGAGAAGACGACCGCCGGGTTGGATAAGATTCGTTGCAATCGGGCTGCTGATTCTGGTTTCCCTGCCGTTGGTCTCCTACGCTCAGGACGCTCCGCCGTCTGCCGCTCCAGCTTCCGCGCCGGCGGCGGCACCGGCTCCTCCCCAGATCGACAAAGGCGACACCGCCTGGCTGCTCACTTCATCGGTTCTCGTGCTGATGATGACCATTCCCGGGCTTTTCCTGTTTTACGGCGGGTTGGTGCGCGGAAAAAACGTCCTCGGAACCATCATGCAGAGCTTTATCATCGTGGCTCTCATCAGCCTGCAGTGGGTCCTGTTCGGCTATAGCCTCGCTTTCGGCCCCGACTTGGGCAAGATTATCGGAAGCCTCGCGTGGGTGGGGTTGCAGGGCGTGGGAACGGCGCCGAACGCGGACTATGCCCCGACCGTGCCTCATCTGGCGTTCATGCTGTTTCAGATGATGTTCGCCATCATCACCCCGGCTCTGATCACCGGCACCTTCGCCGAGCGGGCGAAATTCAGCACCTTTCTCGTCTTTATCCTTCTCTGGGCGACCTTCGTCTACGACCCGCTGGCGCACTGGGTGTGGGGAAAGGGCTGGTTGGGTGCGATCGGGGCGCTGGACTTTGCGGGAGGAACGGTCGTGCACATCAGCTCGGGGGCGTCCGCGCTGGTGGCGGCCATGATGTTCGGCAGGCGGATCGGATACGGCTACGAAACAATGGCGCCGCACAACTTGCCGTTCAGCGTCATCGGGGCATCCCTGCTCTGGGTGGGCTGGTTCGGCTTCAACGCCGGCAGCGCCCTGGCGGCCGACGGCCTGGCGAGCATCGCCTTCATGACGACCAACACCGCGACGGCTGCGGCAACGCTCTCGTGGATGTTCGCTGAGTGGTTGTCGCGCGGCAAGCCGACGGCCCTCGGCGCGGCCAGCGGTGCCGTGGCGGGTCTGGTTTCGATCACGCCCGCGGCGGGCTTCGTCGGCGCGGTCCCGGCGATCGTGATCGGCGCGGTCGGCGGCGCGCTTTGCTATACCGCTTGTAACATGAAGAGCCGTTTCGGTTACGATGACTCGCTCGACGTCGTCGGCGTCCACGGCGTCGGCGGAACCTGGGGCGCGCTCGCCACCGGGCTCTTCGCCAGCAAGGCGGTCAACCCCGCGGGAAACGACGGGTTGTTTTTCGGCAATCCGGGGCAGCTTGGCATTCAGCTGATCGGAGTGTTGGCGACCATCGTTCTCGCCGTGACCCTTACCGCCGTGATTTTGGGAATCTTGA
Encoded here:
- the ispH gene encoding 4-hydroxy-3-methylbut-2-enyl diphosphate reductase translates to MSVEKVVLAKPRGFCAGVEMAIETVERALKKHGAPIYVFHEIVHNVHVVRDFTTRGVRFVQSIEEVPVGAKLIFSAHGVSPDVWRRAKERGVSLVVDATCPLVEKVHREVRRFAAQGFWIILVGHDRHDEIVGTSGEAPDRVRVVGSVTEARAVSVPDPDRVAVLTQTTLSVDDTREILETLAQRFPAMVVPAKEDICYATQNRQDAVKGLARSVDLVLVIGSRNSENSNQLCRVARAQGTAAYLIDDYRGIDPRWLEGVSRVGITSGASVPESLVSETVEFFRALGAEVTEAGFVEENIHFALPPEVLPAT
- a CDS encoding ammonium transporter — translated: MRRRPPGWIRFVAIGLLILVSLPLVSYAQDAPPSAAPASAPAAAPAPPQIDKGDTAWLLTSSVLVLMMTIPGLFLFYGGLVRGKNVLGTIMQSFIIVALISLQWVLFGYSLAFGPDLGKIIGSLAWVGLQGVGTAPNADYAPTVPHLAFMLFQMMFAIITPALITGTFAERAKFSTFLVFILLWATFVYDPLAHWVWGKGWLGAIGALDFAGGTVVHISSGASALVAAMMFGRRIGYGYETMAPHNLPFSVIGASLLWVGWFGFNAGSALAADGLASIAFMTTNTATAAATLSWMFAEWLSRGKPTALGAASGAVAGLVSITPAAGFVGAVPAIVIGAVGGALCYTACNMKSRFGYDDSLDVVGVHGVGGTWGALATGLFASKAVNPAGNDGLFFGNPGQLGIQLIGVLATIVLAVTLTAVILGILKATMGLRVAEEEERMGLDLSQHNERGYS